A single Staphylococcus muscae DNA region contains:
- a CDS encoding peptidoglycan D,D-transpeptidase FtsI family protein, translated as MLKRLKERTNDEKIRNQMNKRINFIFGVIIFAFVAIVLRLGYLQIAQGSHYHQMIRESENVTVNESVPRGRILDRNGRVIVDNASKKAITYTRGKKTDQEEILDTAKKLAKLIDMNTEKITERDKKDFWITLYPDKAQKRMKKELELYKNGDISQEDYDQQLRDKIGEKDLDSLSDKDLKVLAIYREMMQGSTLSPRTIKNDDVTDKEFATVSQQLSDLPGVNTTMDWDRKYPYGDSLRGILGSVSTPEEGLPKELTNYYLSKGYSRNDRVGKGYLEFQYESILRGKKKEMRYTTDKSGGIIDSEVINEGSRGDDLILTIDMELQKKAEEYLEKHINSLRSQGAVNMDSALLVIQDPNNGDILAMAGRQIDTDGTLTDFDIGTFTTQYAVGSSVKGATLLAGYQNNVIKPGEQMVDEPLTFQGGLTKRSYFNKSGSRYIDDTEALMHSSNVFMFKTALKIAGIEYYQGMPLPDDITEAGKKLRKGLNQVGLGVKTGIDLPNEVTGQIEPLNDNPGNYLDLAIGQYDTYTPLQLSQYVSTIANDGDRVQSHIAKEIRKATNDDSIGPVKHKITGKVLNHVNNTPDQVAQIQKGFDKAFNKPEGTGYKSFKNTVVRSAGKTGTAEVFQNGEPRVNSTYVGYAPADDPKLAFSIVYTNQPVPEPWLPGGDLGRDIINYYFGKKDS; from the coding sequence TTGTTAAAACGTTTAAAGGAAAGAACAAACGATGAAAAAATACGCAATCAAATGAATAAACGTATTAATTTCATCTTTGGCGTGATCATTTTTGCCTTTGTTGCAATTGTATTAAGGCTAGGCTATCTCCAAATTGCACAGGGCTCACATTATCATCAAATGATTCGAGAAAGTGAGAATGTTACTGTCAATGAATCTGTTCCAAGGGGGCGTATTCTAGATCGTAATGGCCGTGTCATTGTTGATAATGCATCGAAAAAAGCAATTACATATACGCGTGGTAAGAAAACAGATCAAGAAGAAATACTTGATACTGCCAAAAAGCTAGCTAAGTTGATCGATATGAATACAGAAAAAATAACAGAGCGTGACAAAAAGGATTTTTGGATTACATTATATCCCGATAAAGCTCAGAAGCGTATGAAAAAAGAGTTAGAACTGTATAAAAATGGCGATATCTCTCAAGAAGATTATGATCAACAATTACGTGATAAGATTGGTGAAAAAGATCTGGACTCATTGAGTGATAAAGACTTAAAAGTATTAGCCATTTATCGTGAAATGATGCAAGGAAGTACATTAAGTCCAAGAACGATTAAAAATGATGATGTAACGGACAAAGAATTTGCGACGGTATCACAACAGTTGTCTGATTTACCTGGTGTCAACACAACGATGGATTGGGATCGTAAATATCCATACGGTGATTCTCTCAGAGGTATATTGGGAAGTGTGTCTACGCCAGAAGAAGGTTTACCAAAAGAATTAACAAACTATTATTTATCTAAGGGATATTCCCGTAATGACAGAGTTGGCAAAGGGTATTTAGAGTTTCAATATGAAAGTATCTTACGGGGTAAGAAAAAAGAAATGCGTTATACAACAGATAAATCAGGTGGTATCATCGATTCAGAAGTTATCAATGAAGGGTCTCGAGGGGATGATCTCATCCTAACAATTGATATGGAGCTGCAAAAGAAAGCAGAAGAATACCTTGAAAAGCATATCAATAGTTTGCGTAGCCAGGGAGCAGTCAACATGGACTCTGCGTTACTCGTTATACAAGATCCAAACAATGGCGACATCCTTGCGATGGCTGGAAGACAGATTGACACAGATGGTACATTAACTGACTTTGATATCGGTACATTTACAACGCAATATGCTGTTGGTTCTTCAGTGAAAGGGGCGACTCTATTAGCGGGATATCAAAATAACGTGATTAAACCCGGAGAGCAAATGGTTGATGAACCACTTACTTTCCAAGGTGGTTTGACGAAACGCTCATACTTTAACAAAAGTGGTAGTCGCTATATAGATGATACAGAAGCACTTATGCACTCATCTAACGTATTTATGTTTAAAACTGCGTTGAAGATTGCAGGCATAGAGTATTATCAAGGTATGCCATTACCTGATGATATTACAGAAGCAGGCAAAAAGTTACGTAAAGGATTAAACCAAGTTGGACTCGGTGTTAAAACTGGTATCGACTTGCCGAACGAAGTTACAGGCCAGATTGAACCTTTAAATGACAATCCTGGTAACTATTTGGACTTGGCAATTGGTCAATATGACACATATACACCATTACAACTTTCACAATATGTCTCTACAATCGCAAATGATGGCGATCGTGTTCAATCTCATATTGCAAAAGAAATACGCAAAGCAACAAATGATGATTCCATTGGACCGGTGAAACATAAAATTACAGGTAAAGTGTTGAATCACGTCAATAATACACCAGATCAAGTGGCACAAATTCAAAAAGGATTCGACAAGGCATTTAACAAGCCAGAAGGTACAGGGTATAAGAGTTTTAAAAATACTGTTGTACGTTCAGCAGGTAAAACGGGGACAGCTGAAGTTTTCCAAAATGGAGAGCCCCGTGTTAATTCAACTTATGTCGGATATGCCCCTGCTGATGATCCAAAATTAGCATTTTCTATTGTTTATACGAACCAGCCAGTGCCAGAGCCATGGTTGCCTGGTGGAGATTTAGGTAGAGATATCATCAATTATTACTTTGGCAAAAAAGATTCATAA
- the rpmG gene encoding 50S ribosomal protein L33, whose amino-acid sequence MRVNVTLACTECGDRNYISTKNKRTNPERIEMKKFCARENKQTLHRETK is encoded by the coding sequence ATGCGCGTAAACGTAACGCTTGCATGTACAGAATGTGGAGACCGTAATTATATCTCTACTAAAAATAAACGAACTAACCCAGAACGTATTGAAATGAAAAAATTCTGTGCACGTGAAAACAAACAAACTTTACACCGTGAAACAAAATAA
- a CDS encoding 5-formyltetrahydrofolate cyclo-ligase: MDKKTIRKEILKNMKHLQPIQKVAADNSLHQQLLNHPYYQKAKKIGIVLSMPHEVNTDPLIEKMLKDGKQVFVPSTNYTEKTMNFQQLNDLKDVVHDEKGIRYIPEKTDINNHLDLVIVPGVAFNKDGYRIGYGGGYFDRYLNTYDVDTISLIYDIQLCDALPIEAHDYPVAHLIIAKTSELGG, encoded by the coding sequence GTGGATAAAAAAACAATACGAAAAGAAATATTGAAGAATATGAAACACCTTCAACCAATACAAAAAGTGGCTGCAGATAATTCGTTACATCAACAATTATTAAATCATCCGTATTACCAAAAAGCCAAAAAAATAGGGATTGTATTATCTATGCCGCATGAAGTCAATACTGATCCACTCATTGAAAAAATGCTTAAAGATGGCAAACAAGTTTTTGTTCCTTCGACTAATTACACAGAAAAAACAATGAATTTCCAGCAACTCAATGATCTTAAAGATGTCGTGCATGACGAGAAAGGAATACGTTATATTCCTGAAAAGACAGATATTAATAATCATTTAGATTTGGTTATCGTACCTGGTGTTGCATTTAATAAAGATGGTTATCGCATTGGATATGGCGGTGGTTATTTCGATCGTTATCTGAATACATATGATGTCGATACGATAAGTTTAATCTATGATATTCAACTATGTGATGCCTTGCCAATTGAAGCGCACGACTATCCAGTCGCACATCTTATCATTGCTAAAACATCAGAACTCGGAGGGTAA
- a CDS encoding rhomboid family intramembrane serine protease, whose product MLDEKDLWKSSYIWIRYYGYSCVHYDKERQEVWLANKQKQHVAIFKTGSYTSQSLEFDKDRIFEHQEQINEFLKIEVTSYDIYFFTQKPFNQAILNVTTPIQIRFHSVQNLKNLSKKLAHPIAKRHLLLNNRKSHDFYKNRVLNQNLIEKGMFQFTPVTFSLITINILIWIWATFFMPHHTDIEIIDLGALAHFNVVHGDWYRLISSMFLHLDIEHLLLNMMSLYIFGKLVEAYTSSLKMLGIYFVSGILGNLLTLAFNTNSLSVGASGAIFGLLGALVALLTISKQYSQKTIFQLLIAVVIMAVISIFMRNVNIIAHLGGLIGGILIVYLGYYYQISKKAFYWLLGVAIVLTVMLLVKIFMTPSENIYNQIIQEQMQKKHYTQAEEMIEQTINRNYADDMTYYLSGMVIASQKSKAEAIAEWERGLRNFPNSVQLNYVMAIANRSLGDNKSAKKFIKKAAEIAPENNSVKILKRELDD is encoded by the coding sequence ATGCTAGACGAAAAAGATTTGTGGAAATCAAGCTACATATGGATACGTTACTATGGATATTCATGTGTGCACTATGATAAAGAAAGACAAGAAGTTTGGTTAGCAAACAAACAAAAACAACATGTTGCGATATTTAAAACAGGTAGCTACACATCACAATCTTTAGAATTTGACAAAGATCGTATTTTTGAACACCAAGAACAAATCAATGAATTTCTAAAAATTGAAGTGACAAGTTATGATATTTATTTCTTCACTCAAAAGCCGTTCAACCAAGCTATTCTCAATGTGACAACTCCAATTCAAATTAGATTTCATTCCGTGCAAAACTTAAAAAATCTTTCAAAAAAATTGGCACACCCAATAGCTAAAAGACATCTTTTACTTAACAATCGTAAATCACATGACTTTTACAAAAACCGTGTATTAAATCAAAATCTAATCGAAAAAGGGATGTTTCAATTTACACCAGTGACCTTTAGTTTAATAACCATCAATATATTGATATGGATTTGGGCAACATTTTTCATGCCGCATCATACTGATATTGAAATTATTGATTTAGGTGCACTCGCACATTTTAACGTTGTACATGGCGACTGGTATCGACTCATTTCTTCTATGTTTCTACATTTAGATATTGAACACCTATTACTCAATATGATGTCGCTCTATATATTCGGTAAGCTTGTCGAAGCATATACGAGTTCATTAAAAATGCTTGGAATATACTTTGTCTCTGGAATACTTGGTAATTTACTAACCCTTGCTTTTAATACAAATAGTTTATCTGTTGGTGCAAGCGGAGCAATATTTGGACTCTTAGGTGCACTCGTTGCATTATTAACAATTAGTAAACAGTACAGTCAAAAAACAATATTCCAATTATTGATTGCAGTCGTTATTATGGCAGTAATTTCAATCTTTATGCGTAATGTAAATATTATTGCGCATCTTGGCGGGCTTATTGGTGGCATATTGATTGTATACTTAGGCTATTATTACCAAATTTCAAAAAAAGCGTTTTATTGGTTGCTAGGTGTTGCGATTGTATTGACAGTCATGTTGTTAGTTAAAATTTTTATGACGCCAAGTGAAAATATTTACAATCAAATCATCCAAGAACAAATGCAAAAGAAACACTACACACAAGCAGAAGAGATGATTGAACAAACGATTAATCGAAATTATGCAGATGATATGACTTACTATTTGTCAGGAATGGTCATTGCATCGCAAAAATCTAAAGCAGAAGCTATTGCAGAATGGGAACGTGGTTTACGAAACTTTCCAAACTCTGTACAGCTCAATTATGTTATGGCGATTGCGAATCGTTCTTTAGGAGACAATAAAAGTGCAAAAAAATTTATTAAGAAAGCCGCTGAAATTGCACCCGAAAATAATAGTGTAAAAATCTTAAAACGAGAGTTGGATGATTGA
- a CDS encoding YqgQ family protein — METKLNTFYDVQQLLKKFGFIIYFDDKEDMLEMIEQELKSLFKHQLITREQFIQSRHIVNERRLNRL, encoded by the coding sequence ATGGAAACAAAACTCAATACATTTTATGATGTACAGCAACTTTTAAAGAAATTCGGCTTTATTATTTATTTTGATGACAAAGAAGATATGTTAGAGATGATTGAACAGGAACTCAAATCTTTATTTAAGCATCAATTAATTACACGAGAACAATTTATACAATCTCGTCATATCGTTAATGAGAGAAGGCTAAATCGTCTATGA
- a CDS encoding ROK family glucokinase: protein MKKKIIFAADIGGTTCKLGIFDQNLRCIQKWAINTDTSDQTGVQLLKQIHNAFVEKSTMLNYQLEDVIGVGIGVPGPVDFETGVVRGAVNLNWPESVPVAKIMSGLSGRPVFVDNDANVAALGEMHKGSGQNHSDIAMITLGTGVGGGIVSNGKIVHGHNGSGAEIGHIRVDHDQRFKCNCGKSGCIETVASATGVINLVHYYHPQLSIQSQLLPLINDNSVSAKDVFEAAKKGDLFGLFIVEKVSQYIAYLASILSVTSNPKYIIVGGGMSEAGHILIENIKTAYQQIVFTPAQEGTEILQAQLGNDAGMVGAAGLIKTYMIEKE from the coding sequence ATGAAGAAAAAGATTATATTTGCCGCTGATATCGGTGGAACAACTTGTAAATTAGGGATATTTGATCAAAATTTGCGTTGCATCCAAAAATGGGCGATTAACACTGATACATCCGATCAAACCGGAGTTCAGTTACTCAAGCAAATACACAATGCTTTCGTCGAAAAATCGACTATGTTAAATTATCAATTAGAGGATGTCATTGGTGTCGGTATCGGCGTTCCTGGCCCAGTTGATTTCGAAACAGGGGTTGTACGTGGTGCTGTGAACTTAAATTGGCCTGAAAGTGTACCAGTTGCCAAAATTATGTCAGGTTTGTCAGGAAGGCCAGTGTTTGTAGACAATGATGCTAATGTTGCGGCACTCGGAGAAATGCACAAAGGTTCCGGTCAAAACCATTCTGATATTGCGATGATTACCTTAGGCACAGGTGTTGGCGGTGGTATTGTAAGCAATGGTAAAATTGTACATGGACACAATGGTTCAGGCGCTGAAATCGGTCATATTCGTGTCGACCATGATCAACGCTTCAAATGCAATTGTGGCAAGTCAGGCTGTATTGAGACGGTTGCTTCAGCTACGGGCGTCATCAATCTCGTTCATTATTATCACCCACAACTTTCCATTCAGTCTCAACTGTTACCATTGATCAACGATAATAGTGTATCTGCAAAAGATGTGTTTGAGGCTGCGAAAAAAGGCGATCTGTTTGGTCTCTTCATTGTTGAGAAAGTATCACAATACATCGCATATCTTGCAAGCATTTTAAGTGTCACCTCCAATCCGAAATACATCATTGTAGGCGGAGGTATGTCGGAGGCAGGGCATATTTTGATAGAAAATATAAAAACGGCTTACCAACAAATTGTTTTTACACCTGCACAAGAAGGAACTGAAATATTACAGGCTCAACTTGGTAACGATGCGGGTATGGTTGGCGCTGCTGGATTAATTAAAACGTATATGATAGAAAAGGAGTAG
- a CDS encoding MTH1187 family thiamine-binding protein, protein MAIVDVVVIPVGTEGPSVSKYIAEIQTKLESFKQEGKINYQLTPMNTLIEGDLKDLFEVIQAIHELPFNKGLDRVCTNIRIDDRRDIEREMNDKIASVQKHLK, encoded by the coding sequence ATGGCAATTGTAGATGTAGTCGTTATCCCAGTAGGAACAGAAGGTCCTAGTGTCAGTAAGTATATTGCAGAAATTCAAACAAAATTAGAATCATTTAAACAAGAAGGTAAAATTAATTATCAATTAACACCGATGAACACTTTGATTGAAGGAGATTTGAAAGATTTATTTGAAGTGATTCAAGCTATTCACGAATTACCATTCAACAAAGGATTAGATCGTGTATGTACAAATATTCGTATTGATGACCGTCGAGATATTGAACGTGAAATGAATGATAAAATTGCGTCAGTTCAAAAACATTTGAAATAG
- a CDS encoding MBL fold metallo-hydrolase, with translation MKISFLTLGIAETNAYFVENDSELLLIDPSGEPERIISKLSSMDKPLIGILLTHAHFDHIAALDAVLAYKDVPVYMHPEEVDFLDDPEKNGSAKFAIHGLPIITSQATPKLQEEGFMQIGQFKINVLHTPGHSPGSLTYVFDDFAIVGDTLFNNGIGRTDLYRGNYETLIDSIKDKIFELDETLPLYPGHGPSTTVEQEYMNPFLNG, from the coding sequence ATGAAAATATCATTTTTAACACTTGGAATCGCTGAGACAAACGCATATTTTGTAGAGAATGATTCAGAGCTTCTATTAATCGACCCGTCTGGTGAACCAGAAAGAATCATTTCTAAACTATCATCTATGGATAAACCATTAATTGGTATACTATTGACACATGCACATTTCGATCACATTGCTGCACTGGATGCAGTTTTGGCATATAAAGATGTTCCTGTATATATGCATCCAGAAGAAGTAGACTTTTTAGATGATCCAGAAAAAAATGGTTCTGCAAAATTTGCTATACATGGGTTACCGATTATTACGAGTCAAGCAACACCAAAACTTCAAGAAGAAGGTTTTATGCAAATTGGTCAATTTAAAATAAATGTATTGCATACACCGGGTCATTCACCTGGAAGTTTGACTTATGTATTTGATGACTTTGCAATTGTTGGAGATACGCTATTTAATAATGGAATTGGGCGAACAGATTTATATAGAGGTAATTACGAAACATTAATCGATTCCATCAAAGATAAAATTTTTGAGCTTGATGAAACGTTACCGTTATATCCAGGTCATGGTCCTTCAACCACTGTTGAACAAGAATATATGAATCCATTTTTAAACGGATAA
- the comGA gene encoding competence type IV pilus ATPase ComGA encodes MQFLLDTVLQHALSEGASDIHFIPSSDHVEVKLRVNDQLSLYDSLNLETYQRLLTLLKFQAGLDVSSRHRAQSGRYIYHFKDLYYLRVSTLPINLGNESCVIRITPQYFQNIALENTEDICSLMEKKQGLILFSGPTGAGKSTLMYQMVLYAKQTLNLNVITIEDPVERLINGVTQISVNEKADITYNASLKAILRCDPDVILIGEIRDASIAHDVIQASLSGHLVLTTIHANDCQGVLLRLIEMGVSKQDLLQATNLIVNQRLVTTTEQKRELVYETMLHNDIQHFFEHNFQLPESFSSLSDKLNLLKEQGVIDAATYRKYRT; translated from the coding sequence ATGCAGTTTTTATTGGATACCGTCCTACAACATGCATTGTCTGAAGGTGCATCCGATATACATTTTATTCCATCATCAGACCATGTTGAAGTAAAACTACGTGTCAATGACCAGTTATCATTATACGACTCATTAAATTTAGAGACATATCAGCGTTTATTAACACTATTAAAATTTCAAGCTGGTCTTGATGTATCTTCCAGACATCGTGCTCAAAGTGGGAGATACATCTATCATTTTAAAGATTTATATTATTTACGTGTGTCAACTTTGCCCATTAATTTAGGCAATGAGAGTTGTGTTATTCGTATTACTCCACAGTATTTTCAGAATATTGCACTGGAAAATACAGAGGATATATGCAGTTTAATGGAGAAGAAACAAGGTCTAATACTCTTTAGCGGACCTACTGGTGCAGGCAAAAGTACGCTTATGTATCAAATGGTTCTCTATGCAAAGCAAACACTTAATCTTAATGTCATCACGATTGAAGATCCAGTCGAGAGGCTTATTAATGGTGTGACACAAATATCTGTTAATGAGAAGGCAGATATTACATATAATGCTTCACTAAAAGCAATCTTGCGCTGTGACCCTGATGTCATACTTATCGGCGAAATTCGCGATGCATCAATAGCTCATGATGTGATACAAGCCAGCTTGAGTGGACATCTAGTGCTCACAACAATTCATGCTAATGATTGTCAAGGCGTTTTGTTACGCTTAATCGAAATGGGCGTATCAAAACAAGATTTACTACAAGCTACTAATTTAATTGTAAATCAACGTCTTGTCACCACAACCGAACAAAAAAGAGAACTTGTTTATGAAACGATGTTACACAATGATATACAGCACTTTTTTGAACATAACTTTCAATTACCAGAATCATTTTCTAGCTTATCGGATAAACTTAATTTGTTGAAAGAACAGGGGGTCATCGATGCGGCAACTTATAGAAAATATCGAACATAG
- the comGB gene encoding competence type IV pilus assembly protein ComGB: protein MRQLIENIEHRRTQSFIKSNHLLIIDRTCQLLLHGFTLIEAIQFIHQQLNIKDEKFNQQFLQTVVHEGSCYEIFKYLNYPDIILMQIYFAEKYSELSETLAQCYLFYANHLKLKAQFMKAIQYPFILLFIFLILILTLNHTVLPEFDHMYETMQIKRTFLQSLLKAFISHFPMLLTITLLTTLSALHLFKKWLTKQSMQTQIYVLTHIPIFKKYYRLFTTYQISQHFVLFFKNGITLNDIIKIYLSQNENAFLKYIGESLQSELQKGYPFSNILRTLNCFEDNFISYIEQGEQRDKLDVELMIYNRFLMDHIQSFITRHIKLIQPIMFLFIGLLIMGVYLEMMLPVFEMMQSIQQ from the coding sequence ATGCGGCAACTTATAGAAAATATCGAACATAGACGTACACAATCATTCATAAAAAGCAATCATTTACTCATCATAGATCGAACATGTCAGTTGTTGCTACATGGCTTTACATTGATTGAAGCAATTCAATTTATTCATCAACAGCTAAACATTAAAGATGAAAAATTTAATCAACAGTTTCTACAAACAGTTGTACATGAAGGATCTTGTTACGAAATCTTTAAATATTTAAATTATCCTGATATTATTTTGATGCAAATATATTTTGCGGAAAAATATAGTGAATTAAGCGAGACATTAGCACAATGTTATCTGTTTTACGCTAATCACTTGAAGCTTAAAGCACAATTTATGAAAGCAATCCAGTATCCTTTCATCCTTCTGTTTATTTTTTTGATACTCATTCTAACCCTTAATCACACAGTCTTACCTGAATTCGACCATATGTATGAAACGATGCAAATCAAACGCACTTTTCTTCAATCTTTACTTAAAGCTTTTATTTCTCATTTTCCGATGTTGCTAACCATCACACTTTTAACGACACTTTCTGCTTTGCATTTGTTTAAGAAATGGCTAACGAAACAATCTATGCAAACACAAATATATGTATTAACTCACATTCCAATCTTCAAAAAATATTATCGTTTATTTACCACTTATCAAATATCCCAACACTTTGTACTCTTTTTCAAAAATGGCATCACACTCAATGACATCATCAAAATTTATTTATCTCAAAATGAAAATGCCTTTCTCAAATATATTGGTGAATCTTTGCAATCAGAACTACAAAAGGGATACCCATTTTCAAATATTTTACGTACATTAAATTGCTTTGAAGACAATTTTATTTCATACATCGAACAAGGCGAACAACGAGATAAGTTGGATGTTGAATTAATGATTTATAATCGATTTCTTATGGATCATATTCAATCTTTTATCACACGACATATCAAGCTTATTCAACCTATTATGTTTCTATTCATAGGTTTGCTTATTATGGGTGTTTATTTAGAAATGATGTTACCAGTTTTCGAAATGATGCAATCCATACAACAATAG
- the comGC gene encoding competence type IV pilus major pilin ComGC — translation MKKLFLTLKQNKAFTLIEMLLVLLIISVLLILIIPNIAKQSDHIQKTGCKAQTRLVDSQIEAYTLKFNHKPNSIDDLVREGYIKENQKTCKSGETIRIQDGEAVAS, via the coding sequence ATGAAAAAATTATTTTTAACATTGAAACAAAACAAAGCTTTTACACTAATTGAAATGTTACTTGTCCTTTTAATCATTAGTGTATTGCTTATCTTAATTATCCCCAATATCGCAAAACAATCTGATCATATTCAAAAGACTGGGTGTAAAGCACAAACTCGACTTGTTGACAGTCAGATTGAAGCTTATACATTAAAATTTAACCATAAACCAAATTCAATTGATGATCTTGTGAGAGAAGGATACATCAAAGAGAATCAAAAAACATGTAAATCTGGTGAAACAATCCGAATTCAAGATGGTGAGGCTGTTGCATCATAA
- the comGD gene encoding competence type IV pilus minor pilin ComGD, with protein MHHKQGFTLIEMLIVLSVISISLFIVIRHSTEIYSPNNLDDQIKLLTSKIDYYQSRAIKEKQTVLMVFRPDRNNIRIVFQKYHKDIFVPLSPLHLDMNSNLHTLAFNSDGEIMKFGRLNFKYHSESFSIIFHIEQGRYRIIKT; from the coding sequence TTGCATCATAAACAGGGTTTTACATTAATTGAAATGTTAATCGTCTTATCTGTCATTTCTATCTCTCTCTTTATTGTTATACGACACAGCACAGAGATTTATTCTCCTAACAATTTAGACGATCAAATCAAGTTGCTGACGAGTAAAATCGACTATTATCAGTCTAGAGCAATAAAAGAAAAACAAACAGTACTCATGGTTTTCCGACCTGATCGGAATAATATTCGCATCGTTTTTCAAAAATACCACAAAGATATCTTTGTACCGCTTTCTCCATTACACCTAGATATGAACAGCAACCTCCATACACTTGCTTTTAACTCAGACGGAGAGATTATGAAGTTTGGGCGTTTAAATTTTAAATATCATTCAGAAAGCTTTTCTATTATTTTTCATATTGAACAAGGGAGGTATCGCATCATCAAAACATGA
- a CDS encoding prepilin-type N-terminal cleavage/methylation domain-containing protein, which translates to MNRYGYTLIEVLFAFFLFSIICLSLIPILHQLENKYAEVQQELELQRTLYFYLKENPLERRTEYGHFTIYTTHQKVCITHMQTNATYCYKF; encoded by the coding sequence ATGAATCGTTATGGATATACACTTATCGAAGTACTTTTTGCATTTTTCCTTTTTTCAATAATCTGCTTGTCTCTCATTCCAATCTTACACCAATTAGAAAACAAATACGCAGAAGTACAGCAAGAGCTCGAACTGCAACGGACATTATATTTCTATCTCAAAGAAAACCCTCTGGAAAGGCGAACAGAATATGGGCATTTTACTATTTATACAACACATCAAAAAGTTTGTATTACGCACATGCAAACAAACGCAACATACTGTTATAAGTTCTAA
- a CDS encoding competence type IV pilus minor pilin ComGF, with protein sequence MGILLFIQHIKKFVLRTCKQTQHTVISSKGFTLIESLFSLVIQMLIVVLLPVLILALFNFRTSFINDTSYLQELMAKEIGYHLHEPEAKIIGFNHHALNIKNGLTTYCYYIQNTKLIKQVDTKGNITVLNGVKNIKFSRIGKKNIKIDITFLEGNSWIEKNFII encoded by the coding sequence ATGGGCATTTTACTATTTATACAACACATCAAAAAGTTTGTATTACGCACATGCAAACAAACGCAACATACTGTTATAAGTTCTAAAGGTTTCACGCTGATTGAGTCACTCTTTTCTCTAGTCATTCAAATGCTGATTGTCGTTTTACTACCTGTTTTGATTTTGGCACTATTTAACTTTAGAACAAGTTTTATAAATGATACATCGTATTTACAAGAATTAATGGCTAAGGAAATTGGTTACCATTTACATGAACCAGAGGCAAAGATAATCGGTTTTAATCATCATGCTTTAAATATTAAAAATGGTTTAACTACCTATTGCTACTATATTCAAAACACTAAGTTAATCAAGCAAGTAGACACAAAAGGAAATATAACAGTTCTTAACGGCGTGAAAAATATTAAATTTAGCCGTATTGGCAAGAAAAATATTAAAATCGATATCACATTTTTAGAAGGGAATAGCTGGATTGAAAAAAATTTTATTATCTAA